CACATCGTCTCCACCTTCGCCATGACCGAGCCGACCGGCGGCGCCGACCCCGGTGGCTTCACCTGCCGGGCGGTCCGCGACGGCGACGACTGGGTGATCGACGGCGAGAAGTGGTTCGCCTCCAACTACCCGCACGCCGCCTTCGTCATCGCCATGCTGATCACCGATCCGGACGTCCCGGTGCACCAGGGCTCCTCGATGTTCATCATCCCGGCCGGCACCCCCGGCATGGAGATGGTGCGCGCCACCGGCCTCGCCGGTGAGCCGCTCGGCGAGGGTGCGCACGCCTATCTGCGCTTCACCGGCTGCCGGGTGCCCGCCGAGAACCTCCTCGGCGAGCCGGGTACCGGCTTCGCCATCGCCCAGACCCGCCTCGGTGGCGGCCGCCTGCACCACGCGATGCGGACGGTCGGGCAGTGCCGGCGGGCGCTGGAGATGATGGCCGAGCGCATCGCCGGCCGGCGCACCCGCGGCCGCCCGCTCGCCGATCAGCAGGCGGTACGGCACGCGCTCGCGGACAGCTGGATCCAGTTGGAGCAGTTCCGCCTCCAGGTGCTGCACGCCGCCTGGCACGCCGACAACGCCGCCCGTACCGGCGCCAAGGAGGACGCGCGCGCGGCCCGGCTGCACATCTCCGGGGTGAAGGCCGCCACGCCCACGATCCTCGTCGACATCGCCTACCGCGCCATGCACCTGCACGGCGCGCTCGGCGTCTCCAACGAGCTGCCGCTGACCCGCATGTGGCAGGCCGGCCCCGTGCTCGGCGTCGCGGACGGCCCCACGGAGGCGCACAAGGACGTCGTCGCCCGGCTGCTGCTGAAGGACGTGGAGCCCCCCGACGACCGGCTGTTCGGCTCCGCACACCTGCCGGCCCGGCTCGCCGCCGCCCGCGAGAAGTACGCGGACCTGGTCCGGTCGGAGGAGGCGACGACCCGGTGACCGACACCCTGGCACTCCTCAACGACTGGCCGGGCCTCGCCGGCCTCCCCGGTGACGGACCGGTGGCCGAGCTGTCTCCGCTCACGGGCGGCGGGCAGAACATCCTCTCCCTGCTGCGTCGCGCCGACGGCACCGAACTCGTGCTGCGCATGCCCGGCCGCCACCTCAAGGAGCGCGCCGCCGACGCCTTCCGCCGCGAGAGCGGCGCGCTCGCGGCCCTCGCGGGCACCGACGTACCGCATCCGCGCCAATACGCCCACAGCGGCGACGACGACTCCCCGCTCGGCGGGCCCTTCTCCATCCTGGAGAAGATCGACGGCTTCACCCCACAGGGCCGCTTTCCCGGCCGCTACGCCGAGGACCCCGACTGGCGCCGCCGCGCCGCGTTCGCCCTGGTGGACGGGGCGGCGAAGCTCGCCACGGTAGACCCGTACGCGGTCGGGGCGGGCGAACTCGGCCGCCCCGAGGGCTGGGTGGAGCGCCAGCCGGCGCGCTACCTGCGCATGCTGCACGGCTACCGCGGCAGCGCCGCCTACCGGGAGACCGAGTCCCCGCACGTCGACGCGGTGGCCGCATGGCTGTCGGCCCACACCCCGAAGCAGGGCCGCACCGGCATCGTCCACGGCGACCTGCAGTTCGCCAACGTGATGCTGTCCCACGACGCCCCGCGCCTGGCCGCGATCATCGACTGGGAGATGGCCTCCCTCGGCGACCCGCTGCTCGACCTCGCCTGGATCCTCACCGCCTGGCGCGAGGACGGCGACCCGCCCGGCGGCGAGCCGTACCTGAAGCCCTGGGACGGCATGCCGTCGCGCGCCGAACTCATCGCGTACTACGCCGAGTCCACCGGCCGTGACATCTCCGCCTTCCGCTGGTTCGAGGTGCTGGCCTGCTTCCGGCTGGCCGCGCTGCTGGAGGGCAGCTGGTACGCCGCCGTGGAGGGCCGCCGGGACCGGGAGACGGGCGAGGCGATGCACGGCTATGCGCAGTGGCTGTGGGCGAAGGCGCGCGTGGAGATGGCCCGGGACTGAGCGGAGGGGTTGGATTGCGTATCGACAAGGGACAGGTCGCGGTCATCACCGGCGGCGCGAGCGGCATCGGCTACGGCCTCGCCGAGGCGCTCGCGGCCCGTGGGGTCCGGCTGGTCATCGCGGACATCCGCGAGGACGGGCTCGTGGAGGCGCAGGAGTCGCTGCGCGCGGCCGGTGCCGAGGTCACCGCCGCCGTCACCGACGTCAGCGACGCGGCGTCGGTCCGCCGCCTCGCCGACCACGCCGTCGCCGCGTACGGACGGGTGGACCTGGTGTGCAACAACGCCGGGGTCGTGTGCCCGGCCGCGCCGATGTGGGAACAGGACGACCGCACCTGGGAGCGGATGATCGGCGTCAAGCTGCGCGGCGTCGTCCACGGTGTGCGCGCGTTCACGCCGCTGCTCATCGCGCAGGGCACCGGGCACTTCCTCAACACCGCCTCCGCAGGAGGCCTCACCCCGCTGCCCGGCCGCACGCCCTACGCCGGCACCATGCACGCGGTCGTCGGCCTGACCGAGACCCTCGACGCGGAACTGAAGCAGGTGTCGCCGGCGCTCGGCGCGACCGTCCTGTGTCCCGGGCTGGTGGACACGCCGCTCGGCGAGAACTCGGCCGCCCTCGGCGCGATCCGGCTCCCGCCGGGCGCCGCCTCGATGCGCGGTGCGGCGGCCGGTCGGGACGGCATCCTCACTCGGCGCGAAGTCGCGGAGGCGGCGCTGGCCGCGGTGGCGGCG
The nucleotide sequence above comes from Streptomyces sp. NL15-2K. Encoded proteins:
- a CDS encoding phosphotransferase family protein, producing MTDTLALLNDWPGLAGLPGDGPVAELSPLTGGGQNILSLLRRADGTELVLRMPGRHLKERAADAFRRESGALAALAGTDVPHPRQYAHSGDDDSPLGGPFSILEKIDGFTPQGRFPGRYAEDPDWRRRAAFALVDGAAKLATVDPYAVGAGELGRPEGWVERQPARYLRMLHGYRGSAAYRETESPHVDAVAAWLSAHTPKQGRTGIVHGDLQFANVMLSHDAPRLAAIIDWEMASLGDPLLDLAWILTAWREDGDPPGGEPYLKPWDGMPSRAELIAYYAESTGRDISAFRWFEVLACFRLAALLEGSWYAAVEGRRDRETGEAMHGYAQWLWAKARVEMARD
- a CDS encoding SDR family NAD(P)-dependent oxidoreductase, translating into MRIDKGQVAVITGGASGIGYGLAEALAARGVRLVIADIREDGLVEAQESLRAAGAEVTAAVTDVSDAASVRRLADHAVAAYGRVDLVCNNAGVVCPAAPMWEQDDRTWERMIGVKLRGVVHGVRAFTPLLIAQGTGHFLNTASAGGLTPLPGRTPYAGTMHAVVGLTETLDAELKQVSPALGATVLCPGLVDTPLGENSAALGAIRLPPGAASMRGAAAGRDGILTRREVAEAALAAVAAGRVHTAPGAGVARRARTRVEGLLADIAAGEGVPPGVHPAGSA
- a CDS encoding acyl-CoA dehydrogenase family protein; this encodes MWDFSTDAAFQARLDWADAFVRDEVEPLDVLFPGNADPYDRTSRVYTEGVRPLQQRVRDQGLWAAHLPPELGGMGMGQLQLALLNEILGRSGWAPMVFGTQAPDSGNAEILAHYGTEEQRKEYLQPLLDGHIVSTFAMTEPTGGADPGGFTCRAVRDGDDWVIDGEKWFASNYPHAAFVIAMLITDPDVPVHQGSSMFIIPAGTPGMEMVRATGLAGEPLGEGAHAYLRFTGCRVPAENLLGEPGTGFAIAQTRLGGGRLHHAMRTVGQCRRALEMMAERIAGRRTRGRPLADQQAVRHALADSWIQLEQFRLQVLHAAWHADNAARTGAKEDARAARLHISGVKAATPTILVDIAYRAMHLHGALGVSNELPLTRMWQAGPVLGVADGPTEAHKDVVARLLLKDVEPPDDRLFGSAHLPARLAAAREKYADLVRSEEATTR